In one Chitinophaga sancti genomic region, the following are encoded:
- the istB gene encoding IS21-like element helper ATPase IstB produces METEKQRIRELCTAFRLGGISNGIKALITEAEQQEMGYVKFLSQILETEATHRSVKDLNKREKAAWLPQMSDLNHYKTGSEDEISPGRLKQLRELNWVDQLFNIVLMGPSGTGKTFLAAGLCQDAVKAGYNAYFRRMDDLVNMLKTKDFVKTQQVEYKRLLKANLLVIDDIMLFPLEKNLAISFFNFINQIYESTSIIITTNKKPSDWSKQLDDEVIATALLDRLLYHCEVINFSGESYRLKNRKTIFEGS; encoded by the coding sequence ATGGAAACAGAAAAGCAACGAATCCGCGAATTATGTACAGCTTTTAGGCTGGGTGGTATTAGCAATGGAATAAAGGCATTAATCACTGAAGCAGAACAACAAGAGATGGGATATGTAAAGTTCCTAAGCCAAATACTGGAAACGGAAGCAACACACCGCTCTGTAAAAGACTTGAACAAACGGGAAAAGGCAGCCTGGTTACCTCAGATGTCAGACCTGAATCATTACAAAACAGGATCAGAGGATGAAATTAGTCCTGGTCGCTTAAAGCAACTTAGAGAATTGAATTGGGTAGATCAATTATTTAATATTGTTCTGATGGGGCCGAGTGGAACTGGCAAGACATTTTTAGCTGCAGGTTTGTGTCAGGATGCTGTAAAGGCTGGATATAACGCCTACTTCAGAAGAATGGATGACCTGGTAAATATGCTTAAGACGAAGGACTTTGTTAAAACCCAGCAGGTTGAATATAAACGACTATTAAAGGCTAACCTTCTCGTTATTGATGATATTATGCTCTTCCCGCTGGAGAAGAACCTGGCAATATCATTTTTCAATTTTATCAATCAGATTTATGAATCTACGTCAATAATCATCACTACAAATAAGAAGCCTTCAGACTGGAGCAAACAGCTGGATGATGAGGTCATAGCTACGGCTTTACTGGACCGGCTACTTTACCATTGTGAAGTCATAAACTTTAGTGGTGAAAGTTACAGATTGAAGAATCGTAAAACTATTTTTGAAGGTTCCTGA